The Pseudomonas wenzhouensis genome has a segment encoding these proteins:
- the ercA gene encoding alcohol dehydrogenase-like regulatory protein ErcA, translated as MSHDLNQLRKFVSPEIIFGAGSRHNVGNYAKTFGARKVLIVSDPGVVAAGWAGDVEASLQAQGIAYCLYTRVSPNPRVEEVMEGAELYRSEGCNVIVAVGGGSPMDCAKGIGIVVAHGRSILEFEGVDTIRVPSPPLILIPTTAGTSADVSQFVIISNQQERMKFSIVSKAVVPDVSLIDPETTLSMDPFLSACTGIDAMVHAIEAFVSTGHGPLTDPHALEAMRLINGNLVQMIANPGDIALREKIMLGSMQAGLAFSNAILGAVHAMSHSLGGFLDLPHGLCNAVLVEHVVAFNYSAAPERFKVIAETLGIDCRGLNHAQIRQRLVEHLIAFKHAMGFRETLGLHGVSTSDIPFLSSHAMDDPCILTNPRESTQRDVEVVYGEAL; from the coding sequence ATGAGCCACGATTTGAATCAGCTGCGAAAGTTCGTTTCCCCCGAGATCATCTTTGGTGCCGGCTCCCGGCATAACGTCGGCAACTACGCCAAGACCTTCGGCGCGCGCAAGGTGCTGATCGTCTCCGATCCCGGTGTGGTTGCCGCTGGCTGGGCCGGCGATGTCGAGGCCAGCCTGCAGGCCCAGGGCATTGCCTACTGCCTGTACACCAGGGTATCGCCCAACCCACGCGTGGAAGAGGTGATGGAGGGCGCCGAGCTGTATCGCAGCGAGGGTTGCAACGTCATCGTCGCGGTCGGCGGCGGTAGCCCGATGGACTGCGCAAAGGGCATCGGCATCGTCGTTGCCCATGGCCGCAGCATTCTCGAATTCGAAGGCGTGGACACCATTCGCGTGCCCAGCCCGCCACTGATCCTGATCCCGACTACCGCCGGCACCTCAGCCGACGTGTCGCAGTTCGTGATCATCTCTAACCAGCAGGAGCGGATGAAGTTCTCCATCGTCAGCAAGGCCGTGGTGCCGGACGTGTCGCTGATCGATCCGGAAACCACGCTGAGCATGGATCCGTTCCTGTCGGCCTGCACCGGCATCGATGCCATGGTGCATGCCATCGAGGCGTTCGTCTCCACCGGCCATGGCCCGCTGACCGACCCGCACGCGCTGGAAGCCATGCGCCTGATAAACGGCAACCTGGTGCAGATGATCGCTAACCCGGGCGACATTGCCCTGCGCGAGAAGATCATGCTCGGCAGCATGCAGGCCGGCCTGGCCTTCTCCAACGCGATTCTCGGCGCCGTGCATGCCATGAGCCACAGCCTCGGTGGTTTCCTCGACCTGCCACACGGCCTGTGCAACGCCGTGCTGGTCGAGCACGTGGTGGCGTTCAACTACAGCGCGGCGCCGGAGCGTTTCAAGGTCATCGCCGAAACCCTCGGTATCGACTGCCGTGGGCTCAATCACGCGCAGATTCGCCAGCGCCTGGTCGAGCATCTTATCGCCTTCAAGCACGCCATGGGTTTCCGCGAGACGCTTGGCCTGCACGGCGTCAGCACCTCGGACATTCCGTTCCTGTCCAGCCATGCCATGGACGATCCGTGCATCCTCACCAATCCGCGTGAGTCGACCCAGCGTGACGTCGAGGTGGTGTATGGCGAGGCGCTCTGA